From a single Marinobacter sp. THAF197a genomic region:
- a CDS encoding N-acetylmuramoyl-L-alanine amidase — protein MRLFLCLMVALAANLAQAATQIEGVRLWPAPDHTRLVLDTAGSVEHNVFALSGPSRLVIDLKNTSLKADFSNVDLSGSPIERIRSAPRNGSDLRVVLDLKSDIKPRSFVLEPNQQYGHRLVVDLIDEKGSRLERAASPTVTQDSAGKRDIIIVIDPGHGGEDPGAIGPRGTREKDVVLRMSKTLADLINKQPGFTAKLTRTGDYYIGLRNRTLLARKYNADLFVSVHADAFRTPQPSGASVFALSQRGATSETARWLAQSENRSDLIGGAGGVSLDGRDDMLAGVLLDLSMTASINASLGVGSSVLGQLGGVAKLHKPGVEQAAFAVLKSPDIPSILVEAGFISNPKEEQNLATEWYRNRLANAIMDGIHEYFQRTPPPGTLLAWQKENQKGGGQVSRYRIQRGDTLSGVARQNQTTVSELMRFNGMTDDRVMVGQTIRIPSS, from the coding sequence ATGAGACTTTTTCTGTGTTTGATGGTGGCTCTGGCGGCTAACCTCGCTCAGGCTGCTACCCAGATTGAAGGCGTGCGGCTCTGGCCTGCGCCCGACCACACGCGCCTCGTCCTTGATACTGCCGGTAGTGTGGAGCACAACGTGTTTGCGCTATCCGGGCCCTCGAGGTTGGTAATCGACTTGAAAAATACCTCCCTGAAAGCGGATTTCAGCAACGTGGACCTCAGTGGCAGTCCGATTGAGCGGATCCGCAGCGCACCGCGCAATGGCAGCGACCTCAGGGTGGTACTGGATCTGAAAAGCGACATCAAGCCCCGCAGTTTCGTGTTGGAGCCCAATCAGCAATACGGGCACCGGCTGGTGGTCGACCTGATTGACGAGAAGGGCAGCCGTCTCGAACGGGCTGCCAGCCCCACGGTGACTCAGGATTCAGCCGGCAAGCGGGATATCATCATCGTGATCGACCCGGGCCACGGCGGTGAAGACCCAGGCGCTATCGGCCCCAGAGGTACCCGGGAAAAAGATGTTGTGCTCAGAATGTCCAAAACCCTGGCGGATCTAATCAACAAGCAGCCGGGCTTTACCGCCAAACTTACCCGCACCGGGGACTATTACATCGGGTTGCGCAATCGCACCTTGCTGGCGCGCAAGTACAACGCGGATCTGTTCGTCTCGGTGCATGCAGATGCCTTCAGAACACCTCAACCCAGTGGCGCATCGGTATTTGCCCTGTCCCAGCGGGGAGCGACCAGTGAAACCGCGCGCTGGCTGGCCCAAAGCGAGAATCGCTCTGATCTGATTGGCGGTGCTGGTGGCGTGTCTTTGGACGGTCGCGACGATATGCTGGCAGGTGTTCTGCTGGATCTCTCCATGACCGCCAGCATCAATGCCAGTCTCGGGGTGGGGAGCTCTGTGCTGGGGCAGTTGGGCGGTGTTGCCAAGTTGCACAAGCCCGGTGTTGAGCAGGCGGCCTTCGCGGTTCTGAAGTCTCCGGATATACCGTCAATACTGGTGGAAGCCGGGTTTATCTCGAACCCGAAAGAAGAGCAGAACCTGGCCACCGAGTGGTATCGCAATCGACTGGCCAACGCCATCATGGACGGTATTCACGAGTATTTTCAGCGAACGCCTCCACCGGGCACGCTATTGGCCTGGCAGAAGGAAAATCAGAAAGGTGGCGGGCAGGTTAGCCGGTACCGTATCCAGCGGGGTGACACCTTGTCTGGTGTGGCCCGGCAGAACCAGACCACCGTCAGCGAGTTAATGCGCTTTAACGGGATGACCGATGATCGTGTTATGGTAGGGCAAACCATTCGCATCCCCTCATCCTGA
- the tsaE gene encoding tRNA (adenosine(37)-N6)-threonylcarbamoyltransferase complex ATPase subunit type 1 TsaE, giving the protein MSIFGNERRLFLESEAETERLGGELAGLVKASDQGIVVFLDGDLGMGKTTLSRGVMRGLGHVGAVKSPTYTLVEPYEDLDPPVYHFDLYRLGDPEELEYMGIRDYFSGGSFCLIEWPERGEGVLPEPDLEIHLERQGEGRSVVLRARSEFGASLLNQIELIGPDS; this is encoded by the coding sequence ATGAGCATTTTCGGCAATGAACGCCGGTTGTTTCTGGAGAGTGAGGCGGAAACAGAGCGCTTGGGCGGTGAGCTTGCCGGGCTGGTGAAGGCATCCGATCAGGGCATTGTGGTGTTCCTGGATGGCGATCTGGGCATGGGGAAAACCACTCTGAGCCGCGGTGTAATGAGAGGGCTCGGGCATGTGGGAGCGGTTAAAAGCCCAACGTATACCCTTGTGGAGCCCTATGAAGACCTGGACCCGCCGGTATACCATTTCGACCTTTACCGTCTGGGCGATCCCGAGGAGCTTGAGTACATGGGAATCCGCGATTACTTTTCGGGCGGCAGTTTCTGTCTGATTGAATGGCCGGAGCGGGGAGAGGGTGTTCTGCCAGAGCCAGATCTTGAAATCCACCTGGAACGGCAGGGAGAAGGCCGGTCGGTAGTACTGCGTGCCCGATCGGAGTTCGGCGCCTCCCTGTTGAATCAAATAGAGCTGATAGGGCCTGATTCATGA
- a CDS encoding NAD(P)H-hydrate dehydratase: MPIRNASSLPEALYSADSVREIDRYLIDQQGVDGFELMQAAARAAFRQLLRHWPAPGAILVLCGAGNNGGDGYLVAANAHRHGITARCIAVAPTGKLAGDALNALNHARAVGVSVEDVGELGEDGLEKYLASATLVVDAMLGTGVTGTPREPFAGVIRRVNESDLPVLAVDLPSGLNATTGSAVGDVILAKVTVTFIGAKAGLYTGAGAGVCGEVVFEALDTGHDISGSGQPPLARLQSWAQCKEQLPVRPLDAHKGRFGHVLVVAGDRGFGGAGIMAAEAASRAGAGLVTLATRPEHVTAALARCPSLMVHGLIHGSELPPLLARADVVVCGPGMGKLAWGQQMLQQVEQSGLPRVLDADALNLMAGRVPVVSDSHILTPHPGEAARLLGCDVADVEADRLSAARRLQTMLGGVVLLKGAGTVIASGSALPVIVPGGNPGLATGGMGDVLSGIAGALLAQLKDPQQATTMAAALHLAAADQAVRTYGYMGLTPTDVISALPKVLWEAEKVNSGDDQEAL; this comes from the coding sequence ATGCCAATACGCAATGCAAGCAGTCTACCAGAAGCGCTCTACTCCGCCGACTCGGTGCGAGAGATTGACCGCTACCTGATTGATCAGCAAGGCGTTGATGGTTTTGAGTTGATGCAGGCCGCCGCCCGGGCGGCCTTTCGCCAGTTGTTGCGTCACTGGCCTGCCCCAGGGGCGATTCTGGTGCTCTGCGGTGCCGGTAACAACGGCGGCGATGGCTACTTGGTGGCCGCGAATGCTCACAGGCATGGCATCACTGCCCGGTGCATTGCGGTTGCACCGACGGGGAAGTTGGCCGGGGATGCGCTTAACGCGCTGAACCATGCCCGTGCGGTAGGTGTCAGTGTTGAAGACGTCGGCGAGCTGGGCGAAGACGGATTAGAAAAATATCTGGCGTCTGCAACCCTGGTGGTGGATGCAATGTTGGGTACAGGGGTGACGGGTACGCCCCGGGAGCCCTTTGCAGGTGTGATCCGGCGGGTTAATGAATCGGATTTGCCGGTATTGGCGGTGGATTTGCCGTCCGGCCTGAATGCCACAACTGGCTCTGCAGTGGGTGATGTGATTCTGGCCAAGGTAACGGTGACTTTTATTGGCGCCAAGGCTGGTTTGTACACGGGTGCCGGCGCCGGTGTTTGCGGTGAGGTGGTGTTTGAGGCTCTTGATACCGGCCACGATATCTCTGGCAGTGGCCAGCCGCCGCTTGCCCGGTTGCAGTCCTGGGCCCAGTGCAAGGAACAGCTGCCTGTCCGTCCGCTTGACGCCCACAAGGGGCGTTTTGGCCACGTGTTGGTGGTTGCCGGTGACCGGGGTTTTGGTGGCGCCGGTATCATGGCGGCCGAGGCGGCGTCCCGGGCCGGGGCCGGTCTGGTTACCCTGGCTACCCGCCCGGAACATGTTACGGCCGCGCTTGCCCGCTGCCCGTCGTTGATGGTGCACGGGTTGATCCATGGCTCAGAATTGCCGCCATTATTGGCCAGGGCCGATGTGGTGGTGTGTGGTCCTGGCATGGGTAAACTGGCCTGGGGGCAGCAGATGCTGCAACAGGTTGAACAAAGCGGGTTGCCGCGGGTGTTGGATGCCGACGCGCTCAATCTGATGGCCGGGCGAGTGCCCGTGGTGTCTGATAGCCATATACTAACGCCCCACCCCGGCGAGGCGGCCCGGTTGTTGGGTTGTGATGTCGCTGACGTTGAGGCGGACCGGCTGTCTGCAGCCCGCCGGCTGCAAACCATGCTGGGCGGTGTGGTGTTGCTGAAAGGCGCGGGTACCGTTATCGCCAGTGGCTCGGCACTTCCGGTGATTGTTCCAGGTGGTAATCCGGGCCTGGCGACCGGGGGCATGGGCGATGTTTTATCCGGCATCGCCGGCGCGTTGCTGGCACAGCTGAAGGACCCTCAACAGGCCACGACAATGGCTGCGGCTCTGCATCTGGCCGCGGCGGACCAGGCAGTGCGGACTTATGGTTATATGGGGCTGACGCCCACGGATGTAATCAGCGCCTTGCCAAAGGTGCTGTGGGAAGCAGAAAAGGTGAACAGCGGTGACGACCAGGAGGCGTTATGA
- the queG gene encoding tRNA epoxyqueuosine(34) reductase QueG, translating into MTSNPEPRSERPEDEALHALPDQIRAWASELGFADAGITCADTGPHAERLKQWLKAGYHGDMAYMADHGDKRYTPDSLVPGTTRVISVRMDYLPAPDNPKQVLTDRETAYVTRYALGRDYHKLMRKRLATLAAKIDSAVSGYDYRAFVDSAPVLERGLAQRAGLGWIGKNNMLIHPKAGSFFFLGEIFTSAPLPVDQAFDSQHCGSCSACLEVCPTDAFVGAHLLDARRCISYLTIELKGPIPEELRSKMGNRVFGCDDCQLVCPWNKFNKPTRENDFQPRHGLNNSSLAELFLWTEDEFLKRTEGSAIRRTGYENWLRNLAVGLGNAPSTIPVIEALKQRADHPSELVREHVAWALRQHGITA; encoded by the coding sequence ATGACGTCAAACCCAGAGCCCCGCTCCGAGCGGCCAGAAGATGAGGCACTGCATGCCCTGCCCGACCAGATCCGGGCCTGGGCCAGCGAGCTCGGCTTTGCCGACGCCGGTATCACCTGCGCAGATACCGGGCCCCACGCCGAACGCCTGAAACAGTGGCTGAAAGCCGGCTACCATGGCGACATGGCGTATATGGCAGACCACGGCGACAAACGCTACACCCCAGACTCACTGGTACCAGGAACTACCCGCGTTATCTCAGTACGGATGGATTACCTGCCCGCTCCGGACAACCCGAAACAGGTACTCACTGACCGCGAAACCGCCTACGTGACTCGTTACGCCCTGGGCCGGGATTACCACAAACTGATGCGCAAACGGCTGGCCACCCTGGCAGCAAAGATTGATTCCGCGGTCAGCGGCTACGACTACCGCGCCTTCGTAGACAGCGCACCGGTTCTGGAACGCGGTCTCGCCCAACGGGCGGGGCTGGGCTGGATTGGCAAGAACAACATGCTGATTCACCCCAAGGCCGGTTCATTCTTCTTTCTGGGTGAAATCTTTACCAGCGCTCCGCTGCCGGTAGACCAAGCCTTTGACAGCCAGCATTGTGGCTCCTGCTCCGCCTGCCTGGAGGTATGCCCTACTGACGCCTTCGTTGGCGCTCACTTACTGGATGCCCGCCGCTGCATCAGCTACCTCACTATTGAGCTCAAGGGGCCCATCCCGGAAGAGCTGCGGTCAAAGATGGGCAATCGGGTATTCGGCTGCGACGACTGCCAGCTGGTCTGCCCCTGGAACAAATTCAACAAACCGACCCGGGAAAACGATTTTCAGCCCCGGCACGGCCTCAACAATAGTAGCCTGGCCGAGCTTTTTCTGTGGACAGAGGACGAGTTCTTGAAGCGCACCGAAGGCTCGGCCATCCGCCGAACCGGCTACGAGAACTGGCTACGCAACCTGGCGGTGGGGCTGGGCAATGCCCCGAGCACCATTCCGGTGATCGAGGCCCTGAAACAGCGGGCAGACCACCCTTCTGAGCTGGTGCGGGAACATGTGGCCTGGGCTCTGCGACAGCACGGCATTACAGCTTGA
- the orn gene encoding oligoribonuclease, with product MPNHNRLVWIDLEMTGLDPEKERIIEMATIITDSELNLVAEGPVIAIHQPDSLMDAMDEWCTNTHGASGLTQRVKDSKTSEAEAEQETLAFLKQYLSAGESPLCGNSIGQDRRFLVKYMPELEAFFHYRNLDVSTIKELARRWRPDVLDGVKKKGSHLALDDIRDSIDELRHYRETFFKL from the coding sequence ATGCCCAACCACAACCGTTTAGTGTGGATAGACTTGGAAATGACCGGCCTGGATCCGGAGAAAGAGCGGATCATAGAGATGGCCACGATTATTACCGATTCAGAATTGAACCTGGTGGCCGAAGGCCCGGTGATTGCCATTCACCAGCCAGACAGCCTGATGGATGCCATGGACGAATGGTGCACCAACACCCATGGCGCCAGCGGCCTGACTCAGCGGGTGAAAGACAGCAAAACCTCCGAGGCCGAAGCCGAACAGGAAACCCTGGCCTTCCTCAAACAGTACCTGTCCGCCGGCGAATCACCGCTGTGTGGCAACAGCATCGGCCAGGATCGCCGCTTCCTCGTGAAGTATATGCCCGAGCTGGAAGCCTTCTTCCATTATCGTAACCTGGATGTCTCCACCATCAAGGAACTCGCCCGTCGCTGGCGCCCGGATGTACTTGATGGCGTGAAAAAGAAGGGCAGTCACCTGGCCCTGGACGACATTCGCGATTCCATCGACGAACTTCGCCATTACCGGGAGACCTTCTTCAAGCTGTAA
- the rsgA gene encoding small ribosomal subunit biogenesis GTPase RsgA, which produces MAKRKLNKRQQWRIEKIQKERTERLNRKEKAVEAQAEAGELGPEQEGLVIAHYGQQLDIEALEGDDTGRVFRCFVRANIDNLVTGDRVVWRPGKSETGVIVARCDRDNLLQRPDNFGALKPVAANIDHIILVIAPEPEPHDNLIDRYLVASESSDIPAVILLNKTDLITDQNRGYIDALLDRYEALGYQVARTSAAACAGEPAPEVEALVRDQTSVFVGQSGVGKSSIIQTLLPDELLRVGAVSESTGKGVHTTTTAKLFHLPGGGDLIDSPGIREFGLWHMTPQEVEYGFREIRPLIGLCKFRNCRHMGDPGCALDAAAEAGTVSRERLQSFHRILQDMAEQQARGLRIT; this is translated from the coding sequence ATGGCCAAGAGAAAACTGAACAAACGCCAGCAATGGCGCATCGAGAAAATCCAGAAGGAGCGCACCGAACGGCTGAACCGCAAGGAAAAAGCCGTGGAAGCGCAAGCCGAAGCCGGCGAACTGGGGCCTGAACAGGAAGGCCTGGTAATTGCCCATTATGGCCAGCAACTGGATATCGAAGCGCTGGAGGGTGACGACACCGGCCGGGTGTTCCGGTGCTTTGTTCGGGCCAACATCGACAACCTGGTGACCGGTGACCGTGTTGTGTGGCGGCCCGGGAAGAGTGAGACCGGGGTCATCGTCGCCCGCTGTGACCGCGACAACCTGCTGCAGCGGCCGGATAACTTCGGCGCCCTGAAGCCCGTGGCAGCGAACATTGATCACATTATCCTGGTGATTGCGCCGGAACCGGAGCCCCACGACAACCTCATCGACCGGTATCTGGTGGCCTCTGAGAGCTCCGATATTCCGGCGGTTATCCTGCTGAACAAGACCGATCTGATCACCGATCAGAACCGGGGCTACATTGACGCCCTGCTCGATCGCTATGAAGCGCTTGGCTACCAGGTGGCGCGCACCTCGGCCGCCGCCTGCGCCGGGGAGCCTGCGCCGGAGGTGGAGGCCCTTGTGCGGGACCAAACCAGTGTTTTTGTGGGCCAGTCGGGGGTGGGCAAGTCATCCATCATCCAGACCCTGTTACCGGATGAACTGCTTCGGGTAGGCGCGGTGTCCGAAAGTACCGGCAAAGGGGTACACACCACCACCACAGCGAAGCTGTTTCATCTGCCGGGAGGCGGCGACCTGATCGATTCTCCAGGCATTCGGGAGTTTGGCTTGTGGCATATGACACCACAGGAAGTGGAGTACGGCTTTCGGGAAATCCGGCCACTGATCGGGCTATGCAAGTTCCGCAATTGCCGGCACATGGGCGATCCTGGCTGTGCGCTTGATGCGGCAGCAGAGGCCGGGACGGTGTCGAGGGAACGACTACAGAGTTTCCACCGGATTCTGCAAGATATGGCAGAACAACAGGCCCGGGGTCTGAGAATCACCTGA
- the motB gene encoding flagellar motor protein MotB, which produces MEEQPIIIKRKKKVVGGHHGGSWKVAFADFATAMMAFFLVLWLTATASPEQKLAVEGYFKDPVGFMEGGARSPVDLGGSASVINEATQDIESSPVQIQDEVVDQLADTLEQRRMEQLFQELQERIEQSETLQEFKDQLLIDITDEGLRIQIVDRSGRPMFDSGRAELKYYSQDILFELARTLGSVNNKLSITGHTDATPFVGRPGYTNWELSADRANTARRALVAGGVRLQQIARVVGLSDSVLFDKENPTAPVNRRISIIVLNKKAADSIETGAGRSDQPLIDLTRPTEEQQQEARERLERGDWFEERPEPAPGELNW; this is translated from the coding sequence GTGGAAGAACAGCCGATCATCATCAAGCGCAAGAAAAAAGTGGTCGGGGGCCATCACGGTGGCTCCTGGAAGGTGGCCTTTGCAGACTTTGCCACCGCCATGATGGCGTTCTTTCTGGTGCTCTGGCTGACGGCCACAGCGTCTCCGGAACAGAAACTGGCGGTTGAGGGCTATTTCAAAGACCCCGTCGGATTCATGGAAGGCGGTGCTCGCAGCCCGGTGGACCTGGGGGGCAGTGCGTCGGTTATCAACGAAGCGACCCAGGACATCGAATCAAGTCCTGTCCAGATCCAGGATGAAGTGGTTGACCAACTGGCTGACACGCTCGAACAGCGTCGCATGGAACAGTTGTTCCAGGAGCTTCAGGAGCGGATTGAGCAAAGCGAGACCTTGCAGGAATTCAAGGATCAATTGCTGATCGACATCACCGATGAGGGGTTGAGAATCCAGATTGTCGATCGCTCTGGCCGCCCGATGTTCGACAGTGGGCGTGCTGAACTCAAATACTATTCCCAGGACATTCTGTTTGAGCTGGCCCGAACTCTCGGTTCGGTCAATAACAAACTCAGCATTACCGGGCACACCGACGCCACGCCATTTGTTGGCCGGCCCGGTTATACCAACTGGGAGTTGTCGGCAGACCGTGCCAACACGGCCCGGCGTGCCCTGGTTGCAGGCGGCGTGCGCCTTCAGCAGATTGCCCGGGTGGTGGGGCTGAGTGATTCTGTATTGTTCGACAAGGAAAACCCGACAGCCCCGGTGAACCGCCGGATCTCGATCATCGTGCTCAACAAAAAAGCCGCTGACAGCATCGAAACCGGCGCGGGCAGGTCCGATCAGCCGTTGATTGACCTCACCCGGCCGACGGAAGAACAGCAGCAGGAAGCGAGAGAGCGGCTGGAACGGGGAGACTGGTTCGAGGAAAGGCCGGAACCGGCCCCCGGGGAGCTGAACTGGTAA
- the motA gene encoding flagellar motor stator protein MotA → MLLIIGAVIVVASVLGGYVLHGGHLMVLWQPTEILIIGGAAVGSFIIANPMHTVKEVGQGIMRLLTGSPFNKSYYMDLLSLLYEVFDKSRKQGVMAIEEDIDNPENSQIFTRYPAIMKSRDLLDFITDYLRIISSGNMAPHELEGMMENEIDSRQHELEEPAHAVNKIADALPGLGIVAAVLGIVITMNFLTEGPEKIGLSVAAALVGTFLGIWMGYGFVGPMSISMEHSAKYELKAYECVKSAIVATVSGQAPQMAIEFGRKSLPTDKRPGFQELNDHVRSK, encoded by the coding sequence ATGCTGCTGATTATTGGTGCGGTGATAGTTGTTGCGAGTGTGCTGGGCGGATACGTGCTGCACGGTGGCCATTTGATGGTGCTTTGGCAGCCGACCGAAATTTTGATCATTGGCGGCGCGGCGGTTGGATCGTTCATCATTGCCAACCCCATGCACACGGTGAAAGAGGTAGGACAGGGCATCATGCGGTTGTTGACCGGCTCGCCGTTCAACAAATCCTACTATATGGATTTGCTCAGCCTGCTATATGAGGTGTTCGACAAATCTCGCAAGCAGGGGGTCATGGCCATTGAAGAGGACATCGACAACCCGGAAAACAGCCAGATCTTCACCCGTTACCCGGCCATCATGAAATCCCGCGATCTTCTGGATTTCATCACCGACTACCTTCGCATTATCAGTTCCGGCAACATGGCGCCCCATGAGCTGGAAGGCATGATGGAAAACGAGATCGACAGCCGTCAGCATGAGCTGGAAGAGCCCGCTCACGCGGTCAACAAGATCGCCGACGCCTTGCCGGGCCTTGGTATCGTGGCGGCGGTACTGGGTATTGTCATCACCATGAACTTCCTCACCGAGGGGCCCGAGAAAATCGGCCTGAGTGTGGCAGCGGCTCTGGTAGGTACGTTCTTGGGCATCTGGATGGGTTATGGCTTTGTCGGCCCCATGTCTATTTCCATGGAACACTCAGCCAAGTACGAGCTGAAGGCTTATGAATGTGTGAAATCAGCCATCGTTGCCACGGTGTCTGGCCAGGCGCCCCAGATGGCCATTGAATTCGGCCGCAAGTCGTTACCCACGGATAAACGACCTGGTTTCCAGGAACTCAACGACCACGTTCGTTCGAAGTGA
- the asd gene encoding archaetidylserine decarboxylase (Phosphatidylserine decarboxylase is synthesized as a single chain precursor. Generation of the pyruvoyl active site from a Ser is coupled to cleavage of a Gly-Ser bond between the larger (beta) and smaller (alpha chains). It is an integral membrane protein.) translates to MFDKLFVLSQYITPQRAVSRLAGRLADSTSAPAMKNRVVSWFIGRYGVNMSEAAESDPTAYPSFNAFFTRALKPGVRSVAEGSDVFVSPVDGTISQLGQISNDRVFQAKGQSFGLTEILGGDDSRAEPFRHGEFSTIYLSPKDYHRIHMPMAGTLREMVYVPGKFFSVNPVTAAHVPNLFARNERVVCIFDTEAGPMALVLVGAMIVGSMETTWAGVIAPEPTQITRWVYQGEDAISFEKGEEMGRFRLGSTVVLAMPKGAVTWDANQVPGKSVRMGEAFGRVASKNT, encoded by the coding sequence ATGTTTGACAAACTGTTCGTACTGAGCCAATACATTACGCCCCAACGCGCTGTCTCTCGACTGGCAGGTCGCCTGGCCGACAGCACGAGCGCCCCGGCCATGAAAAACCGCGTTGTTAGCTGGTTTATCGGCCGCTATGGCGTAAACATGAGCGAAGCAGCTGAGTCAGACCCTACCGCCTATCCCTCGTTCAATGCGTTTTTTACCCGCGCCCTCAAACCCGGCGTGCGCAGTGTGGCAGAAGGCAGCGATGTATTTGTCAGTCCGGTCGACGGTACCATCAGCCAACTAGGGCAGATCAGTAACGACAGAGTTTTCCAGGCCAAGGGCCAGTCCTTCGGGCTGACGGAAATCCTCGGCGGTGACGACAGCCGGGCTGAGCCGTTCCGGCACGGGGAGTTCAGCACCATTTACCTGTCGCCCAAAGACTACCACCGCATTCATATGCCCATGGCCGGCACACTGCGGGAGATGGTCTATGTTCCGGGCAAGTTCTTCTCGGTGAACCCGGTTACCGCGGCGCATGTTCCCAACCTGTTCGCCAGAAATGAACGCGTTGTCTGCATTTTCGATACCGAGGCAGGTCCCATGGCCCTGGTTCTGGTGGGCGCGATGATCGTGGGCAGCATGGAAACCACCTGGGCCGGAGTAATTGCGCCGGAACCTACACAGATAACCCGCTGGGTTTATCAGGGCGAAGACGCGATCAGTTTTGAGAAAGGTGAGGAAATGGGCCGGTTCCGTCTGGGCTCCACGGTTGTCCTGGCAATGCCCAAGGGCGCGGTAACCTGGGACGCCAATCAGGTTCCCGGCAAAAGCGTACGCATGGGCGAAGCGTTTGGCCGGGTAGCCAGCAAGAACACCTGA
- the epmA gene encoding EF-P lysine aminoacylase EpmA, whose product MTDQPVWQPSASREHLKSRAQQLAWVRGFFAERGVLEVETPVLGRHGVTDINLDGIAAAVNAAGVSGGWLQTSPEYHMKRLLAAGSGCIYQIARVFRNGERGSRHNPEFSLLEWYRVGLDDTAMMAEVADLVCDWLGCDRPDVLTYREALQALAGIDPMAITDHDLYQYCQQWLEPEQLAGMGRDDCLDLVMSFRVEPLLGQGRPVFITRYPASQAALAKVTADDDGFPVAHRFELYIDGLELCNGYWELTDPVEQRARFEQDNRRRKAAGKGEMAVDQSFLAALDAGLPECSGVALGLDRLLMLKTGAERIEDVLAFPVERA is encoded by the coding sequence ATGACCGATCAGCCTGTCTGGCAGCCTTCTGCCTCGCGGGAGCATCTGAAAAGCCGTGCACAACAGCTAGCCTGGGTGCGCGGCTTTTTTGCAGAGCGGGGTGTTTTGGAGGTGGAAACGCCGGTGCTCGGCCGGCATGGCGTCACCGATATCAACCTCGACGGTATCGCGGCGGCGGTCAACGCTGCGGGAGTTTCCGGCGGCTGGTTGCAGACCTCCCCTGAATATCACATGAAACGCCTGCTGGCGGCGGGCTCGGGATGTATCTATCAGATTGCCCGGGTATTCCGTAATGGCGAGCGTGGTAGCCGCCATAACCCCGAATTTTCGTTGCTGGAATGGTACCGGGTGGGCCTGGACGACACGGCGATGATGGCCGAAGTGGCTGACCTGGTGTGTGACTGGCTGGGATGTGATCGCCCGGATGTGCTGACCTACCGTGAGGCCCTGCAGGCGCTTGCCGGCATCGATCCGATGGCCATCACGGATCACGACCTGTACCAGTACTGTCAGCAATGGCTGGAGCCGGAGCAGTTGGCCGGCATGGGGCGTGATGATTGCCTGGACCTGGTGATGAGCTTCAGGGTGGAGCCACTGTTGGGGCAGGGCCGGCCGGTGTTCATTACCCGGTATCCGGCTAGTCAGGCAGCCTTGGCCAAAGTGACCGCAGACGACGATGGCTTCCCGGTAGCGCATCGATTCGAGCTCTACATTGACGGGCTTGAGTTGTGCAACGGTTACTGGGAGCTGACCGATCCGGTTGAGCAGCGAGCCCGGTTCGAACAGGACAACCGCCGCCGAAAAGCGGCGGGCAAGGGGGAAATGGCTGTTGATCAGAGTTTTCTGGCAGCCCTGGACGCCGGGCTGCCCGAGTGTTCCGGTGTGGCCCTGGGCTTGGACCGCCTGCTGATGCTGAAAACCGGGGCTGAGCGGATAGAAGACGTGCTGGCGTTTCCGGTCGAGCGCGCCTGA
- the efp gene encoding elongation factor P, with translation MASYSTNEFRSGLKVLLDGDPCIMLENEFVKPGKGQAFNRVKLRNLMTNRVWERTFKSGESLEAADVMDQDMEYLYTDGEFWHFMLTDGSFEQYAADAKAVGDTVKWLKEQDVYTVTLYNGAPLTVTPPNFVELEVVDTDPGMKGDTAQGGSKPATLSTGAVVNVPLFITIGEVLKVDTRSGEYVNRVKSS, from the coding sequence ATGGCTTCATATTCTACCAACGAATTTCGCAGCGGTCTCAAAGTTTTGCTGGATGGCGACCCCTGTATCATGCTGGAGAACGAGTTCGTCAAGCCCGGTAAGGGGCAGGCGTTCAACCGCGTTAAATTGCGCAACCTTATGACCAACCGGGTCTGGGAGCGTACGTTCAAATCCGGTGAGAGTCTGGAAGCCGCGGATGTGATGGACCAGGACATGGAATACCTGTACACCGACGGCGAGTTCTGGCATTTCATGCTGACCGACGGCTCGTTCGAACAGTACGCTGCCGATGCCAAGGCCGTGGGCGACACCGTCAAGTGGCTGAAAGAGCAGGATGTTTACACCGTGACCCTGTACAACGGCGCGCCGCTCACCGTCACACCGCCGAACTTTGTCGAGCTGGAAGTAGTGGATACCGATCCGGGTATGAAAGGTGACACCGCCCAGGGTGGTTCCAAGCCGGCAACACTGTCTACCGGCGCCGTGGTGAACGTGCCTTTGTTCATCACCATTGGTGAGGTGTTGAAAGTAGACACCCGCTCTGGCGAGTACGTTAACCGCGTCAAGAGCAGCTGA